Genomic segment of Sarcophilus harrisii chromosome 4, mSarHar1.11, whole genome shotgun sequence:
TGGGAAAGAAGACCCTGGAAGATCGGATACGGGTAGAGGCCAAGTATCTCATTGAGGCtatgagggaagaaaaaggtgAGCACTAGTCATCCAGAGATGTTTTCAATTTATTGtgattttccatttggccagATGAACATTAAAGAGAATCTGACTTGTGGATGGGAGAAGCAGTGGAGGAAATGTCATCCCTAGAGTAGAGACAGACAAAATATTACCCCCAAGTGTCCAAGAAATGTTTTCCAAGACCCAAAATTGTTCTCTAGGGGGAAATGAGACCATAAGCCAAGGAAGCACACCTTGATGGTTCATTCTCTTGAATGCcattataatcatttttcttctatgaatCCTAAGGCTCTACATGCTTCAGTTTTTCAAAGATCACACATGGAGTCCTGCCTTGATTGGGCCCTACATGGACACACAACcctgcctctattttctcatacAGTCCTTCTCTAactctttttatttcctaattattcttCTACCATTCTAGTTATTGaattatatatttccatttctttatatctcttctttcattccctttttccccttttttcttctgctttcctcttttcttcctatactttagaaaatatatatgcatatatatatacatatatatatacacacacacatacatacatgcatacatattgttgtcttcatttaaaaattgatttttttcagttagtcATTACTGTCTTCTTGTTTCACCTTCCACTGGGAAAAAAACACTAGTAAGAAATactaatcaaacaaaataaattttttatattggTCATACTCAGAAACATGTATCACATAATGCAATCTACATCTATCAGGAGGTTAATAGCTGGTGCATCATTGATTCTCTTGAGTTTTGGTTGGTTTTTCACTGATCCAAGTCCTTAAGTCTATCCAAGTTATCTTTCTTTGCGCAATGTTCTTATTGTAGACAAACATTCTCCtactctccctcctctttctatgatttttcccttcttttcctcctcccattGTCATccactttccctttctccttattcTTCTGCTTCCTCTTATTATCATAGATTTAGGGTAGGCAATTAGCCTTGGAGCCCATCAATTCAACTCTCCCTCTCATTCTTAATAACAATAAACAGAGGAATGTAGCaatcaagtgactttcccaaggcccatcaattaataaatatttttaatgtatcctAGGCACTAACCTAAATCCtgaggaaaggaataagagagTCTCTGTTTTCAAGGATCTCCCAGACTAAGGAGGACAACAAtgtgcaaataactatgtacagaCTTGATAAAGACAAgagaaactggaaataatcaacaataGGAAGGCACCAGAATCACAATAAAGTTGACCAATTAGCAAATGTCTAGATAGGGTTAGGGCTAGCATTGGAACAAATGTCTGAGATTGGCTGGGTCTCCCTGGTTCCAGGTCCACTTACACACTACTTTATATTGcctcccttccttattttcattctcataatttttcttttcattccagtATCTCCAATAAAAATTTCAAACCCTACTACTCATATGCATACAAATAGCCCACAAGTGTAAACATAGTCATGAAGATATAGAACACGGAGGCTAAAAAGGCTCTCAGGAGTCACCTAGTCCAATGTCCTTATTTTACTTAATTACAAATGGAAACAAAGACAACTaaaataacttgttcaaaatTACTTTAGTAAACTGTGTTGAAATAAAATATGCCAATTAAACCTCAAATCTTGGCAGAAACATTAAAAAGTGGACATATTCTGTTCCCCCCTCATATCTATTTAACCAGTAGCTGGTTATGGAcaatactaataaaataaatgtgtacTGGGAGTTGACAGGGAAAgtaaaaaaggtattaaaaagattaagaattctgCTGGATTCCTTTAAAGGTCAAGGATTATATCCATCCTATTCTGATCAACAGGGCAGCCCTTTGACCCCCACTTTGTGATCAACAATGCTGTTTCTAACATCATCTGCTCTGTAACATTTGGGCATCGTTTTGAGTACCATGATTCAAAATATCGGGAGCTGCTGAAGACTGTGGATTACGTCATGAAGCTTTTGCCTAGGTGGGAATGTCAGGTAATAGAGCATCTGCTTCTGGAAATGGTTGCATCAACTTCAACTGGCCATGGACTTCCTCCATGGGAAAAGAAAACCAGGATGATGGTTATTTTGGCAGGAGCAATTTGTGCATGACTTCCTCTAAGCAGTAAAAGGCCTGagagtgggaaaggaaggaaataagatttttataatCAGTGACATGAAAGAACATGCCTGGGGAACCCATGCTTTTCCAGAATACTGTGATCTCCAGATAATAAGAAACAAATTTCTCAATAGTTTTAAGTGTTCCTAAAATCTTTACCAAGATTATcaatttacaaacatttatttgtgatgttcttctttttctataatatgattGTTGTCTGTGGGaggaggtttcttggggaggttttctggaggtagccttagtatcagttcagatcaataatcacttcaaatacagccagctgataaaattgAAACGTTTATCTTCTCCTTCCAAGGAGAAAGACTTCCaactcttgtctctttccttgggcctgagtagctttcttagaggtctatctcactccttggttccaagagctcttgcaggcagcttgtcttttagctcttccagcttctgcctctagctcaattCCAACTCGTGGATTCTCAATCtctcagagtgctctctggccctgagagcttcttgcttatatgctgtacactgagtacacactcATCGTTATATCCCTGGGAaacaattatttgttgtaggattaaatcaatgctaaactagatttaaccattgtctcagttccacttagtaccttgtttcaagttctggcccataacatctccttgtaggagcaaatcaatcatactgaaccaggctaaattagataattattgtctctatcaattctaatgactcaacactttgtaaggattccaagaTTTATTGTGTGCCAAGTACTCTGCTAGGTTATGGGGAtacaaggataaaaatgaaacagccctTGACATAGGGTGGTTTGCTTTCTGTGGAAGGAGGCAACATGCCTCCAAGTGGGTTTATATGCGACAAAATATTAGTTGCAGTATCGGAAGTCAGGAACACCAGTAAAGGCTTAATGGAAAATTTGTCTCTTGAGTTGTTTGAGagaaaactggattttttttcctcacttctagaaaagagggagagagagagacatagagaaacagagaagagagagggaagcaggaaggaagagaaattcaGAGACAAGATACAGAAACAGCTAGAGAAAcagaacaagagacagagaaaagaaaaacagagacagataatTTAAGTGCTTACCTCTAAGGTTTCTAAACATCAATACAAATATTAGCTCCCACCTCAGTGCCTTTGCACTATCCTTGTAGTTTGGAATCCCCTCCCTTCTAACTTCTACTTTCTTCAAGAATGAGCTCAGATTTCACTTCCTACTGAAGGATGGCTTTTTCAGTAGCTCTAACTGGTGGTGCTTTCTCCTCTCAGAATACTTTTCAACAACTCTGCCTTTATCTTGTATGTCCCAGTAATGTCTGGTGTCTCTCCTATTACAAGGTGAATTACCTAGAGAATAAGGAAtggattttcttcctcttcctttggaTGCCCAGGACTCTCTACAGCACAGTTaatacttactaaatgcttgtttattaaCTGATTTCTTTAGATCATCTCTACAATCCTTTGAGATAAATGGCATTAGTATTCCATTTTActtataagaaaactgaggttaagataagttaatgacttgcccacagctaataaatgttggaTGCAAAATTctaactcagatattcctgagtCTTCCTCCACAATTACATCTACTCTTCCTACTAATTGGTCAATGACTCGTGTCACTGGTTCATGATTTCATTTAACTCCTCAAGTATCTGactatgaaagaaaatgaaggaaaagagtgAATGCCATTGGCTCTCATTTGCCTAAGTGAAACAAAATGTAATTCAGAAGAAGGGAATTCTATGTGGCTAAGTGGGAAAGATGGGCTCAAGTGATGGCAATTTCTCTAGAATGCATCTCTCCACTTTTTCTTAGCAGCTGTGGAGCCTGTCTAGATTGGTGACATCTTAAAAGTCTTATTTTGTGGCATCAAAACAGGCCCAAGGACTTGGTGCTTAGACAGTTGGACAGCAGCTTGAGTTAAAAGAACAACGGTATGAGATGAGAGACAGTGGTTACAGGAAGGATGAATTCAGGAGCAGATATTTCATGAccctaaaaaatgttaaaaaaccaTGGCCTGACTTAAGATGAAGATGGAGATGTGGGGTAGTCAAACATGAACTGACACTCAACCATCCTACcctgttcttttttatattatttagctCTTCAATATAATTCCTTCTGTAATGAAATTCTTGCCAGGACCTCACCAGAAGGTCTTCAGAGAATCTAAAAAGCTAGAATCTTTTGTAGAAGATGTAATCAAACAACACAAGGAAAACCTGAATCCAGAGGAGCCCCAGGATTTCATTGATGCTTACCTGATAGAGCTATCCAAGGTAATAGAGGGATCACAGGAAGAGAGCATTGTGTATTTAAAACCTCCCCAAAAGGTGCTAAATTGGTGTGGGAGGAGTGtgttgaaattttgaaaatcttataTTTCTACCATAATGTAAATATCTTTTCTCCGTGACAACCGTGGCAGATAAAGAGTACAAGTGATGGCGCTAACTAATGGAgagattatgatttttatttaagattgtaAGGGACCATAAGGCTCATTTGGATTCAATTCCTAATTTAAcatgggggaaactgaggcatagagatgTTAGTTAACTTGTCCAGTCACAATGCTGTTAGGAATTTGAAGCTGTAACCAGCTTTTTCTGTTTCCAAGTCCAGTGTCCTTTTCATTAGTACCTTCTCTGATTGGAATTAAATCTTAATCTTGATAGTTCATCTCAATGAATCTATCTTAACTCACTTTTCTCACCTATAACATTAACATACCATTCCCCCTCATCCTATCCAGAATTATTATGTACatattctttgtaaaatttttgacactataaaaatatgtttaattgtCAATCTTATATACATAATCAAAAATATAACCACCTTTGCAATTTTGTGCAATAGTCAAACATATGGGCAACATTGCAGTCTGTGTCATTCCCAAGTAAtgtagaataaaaaatttaatgtaatttagaaatgtttaaccaaataaataaaaatgcattagaACATAGATGTAGATAGAAGCAATGTTTAAATTGTCTGTAGCTGTActtgtaaaaatattatttcaaaaaactTAGGAGCTCCCATTCTTAGAAACAGGGATTGTATTCTTGGGGATAAAAGGGAAGCCCAAACTCTTTCACCTTGTCTTTGACCCATGGTTACATTGAGCTCAAAAGCTCTTTATGCTTGTTGAAAGCTATGATTATTTTTTGAATTAACCAACTAATCCATGTCTTTTTAATTTAAGGATAACATCCATTCTagtttcaatgaaaaaaatttaatctactGTACCATGGACCTCTTCTTTGCTGGAACAGAGACAACTTCAACCACTTTAAGGTGGGCACTGCTGTACATGGCCCTTTATCCAGAGATCCAAGGTACAGTGATGACACCAAGCTAAGCAACCTTGTAGAATTCTATTTTTGTAGAaatgaggcaatgggggttaattaacttgaccagggtcacacagctaaaaaatgttaaatatctgagaacagatttgaactcaagtcttccttacttcagagctggtgctctatccactgtactacttagctgcctcaaCCATGTACAATTCTAACCAAAAGAGTTTGAATTTACAAAGACCTTGAAAACTTTCCAAGCATATTACATACAGTGGAACCACGCATTGATTACCATTTTTCATACTATATGGATcccttttgacatttttttccaaatcccCATATGATAGTACCTGTTACCTAGGACAATAGAGTATAcaaaatttggaatcaggaagctataaatttgaatcctgcctcaaacacttgtgaccctgagcaaatcacataaATTCTCTTAGCCTctgtgtcttcatctgtaaaaaataggAACAACAAAAGTTCTTATCTCATATGGTTGTTCCCAGGATAAAAGAAGTTGATAACCATCAAAtgccttgtaaaccttaaaaatgtTACATGAATAcctgatattattttattacatattaatttatagttattattatagctccttttttaatgaaatataataaaagtaacaccttaaaatatagttttattctATTGCATATGATAGCTCATcataaatttcaaattaatttaactGAATTACTTAACTGAAGGACCCATTATTAATTCAATCTGCAGAAGGTTGTTTTGtattggaaggaatcttagaggccaTAAAATCCAACCCCTAACTTTACAGATGTGAAAAACAAGGCTGAGAGAAAACAAGTGATTTAAAAACCTTACAGGAAGTCTAGCCTGACTTGATTagtttagagataaagaaaataagataccAAGAGGTTCTTATTCATGGAGACTCAAATAGTGACTGGTAAagccaaaatttgaatccaggtcttctactGCCAACTCCAGAATGCTTTCCATGGCATCCCATTTCTGGATACCTTCCCAACCATGCAAACATTCTTATTTGTCTTTATTCAGATTAGTCTCTAGGCTACAGGGACTGACAAGTTTGATGAAGTATCAAGTCAAACTTTCATACAACCATAGGTATGGCTGTGTTTCTcccacattaaaagaaaaaaaaaataatgggaagggggaaaaaagctttgaGTTCATACCTAGCTAGATATGAGACTGAGAAAGTTCCTTGACTTCTGCTTGagtttcatctaaaaaatgaggataataatagaaatCTCCTTTTGGCATTTAAgtatcaaatggaataatatttgtccaatgttttgcaaactttaaagtactctataaatggGAAATACTATTTGGGTTTCAAacaattcttcctcttctttccagaCAAAATACAAGCTGAGATTGACAGGGTGATTGGCCAAACTCGGCAGCCCACCATAGCCGATAAGGAGAATTTGCCCTACACTAATGCAGCTGTTCATGAAGTTCAAAGAATGGGTGACATTATTCCTTTCAATGCACCCAGGATGTCTGTGGTTGATACCACAGTGGCAGGATACCATGTGCCTAAGGTAAATAGCTTTTTTCCCATGAATTTGAAAAGATTATATCTCCACCTACTTCCATGTCCTAGAATTGATCCAACATCTTTGTCTTGTTCTGTGAGCTCCTCCCAGGAGAACAACTCTATAAACCAGGTTACCTAAACACATACCGGTGTGTCTTTATAGTCAAGACATAAGGAAGCTGGATTTTCTGACCCAACAAAACCCAGTGCATCTAGaactagagtcaagaagacctggattgaaATCCAGTCCTAAATACTTGCTGTTTATCATTGTACAAGTAACTTCAgttgccagcctccatttccttatctgatgGCTTTTAACCCTAAAATCTATAATGCTGCATTTTATACAGCCTATATCAAAATTTTTGAATAGGATCCCTTATCAATGGCTCCATAGGTCTTTCAGAGTATCTGATATTTATAACTATCATTTCTTACAAGACTTCTGAAGGAAATACATTTACTGATTTAGGGCACATTGCTATATTGGAAGCTTACTTATTTACAATCTGATTCATAATATGGTCCCAGATGGGGCAGATGTCAGCTGGAAGACAAATCACCTAGTGCTAATGGCATCAAATTTGCCCCCAAAAGACAATTTAGAACAAGGCATTTTGGGTTGATTTCTCCTGCCACTAGCTGGATAAACTTGAATTGGTCTACCTTTCCATGTAttggtttactcatctgtaaaaatgaaaaggatggtcCCAATGGCCTCTATAATCCCTTCCAGTCCTAAAGTTATGACTCTGTAAGGTtggggttcttaacttgggatccatgagttttatttttttttatttagattgtGATGATTATATTTCAAGATAATCAATTTCCTTAGTGATCTTGTCTGTTTTATTCgattcatttattaaaattggTTCTGAAAAAAAGGCCTTTCAAAGGGTCCCAAATAGTTGGGAGTCCCTGTCCTAAGAAGTTTGGAGTTTTACAACAAGCCTGGCCACTAAAAAGCAATATGGTTTTAGAAGGTTCTATGCTCCCTCTGACTCTCAAttccctcttctataaaatgagagagaggacTAGGTCACTTCCTCTTCAGAGtaacttgaactcagttcttttctCTTGTTCCAGGGGGCCATGATGATGACCAACTTGACTGCTTTGCACAGGGACCCCAAGGAGTGGGCAACCCCAGAAACCTTCAACCCAGAACATTTTCTGGAGAACGgccaatttaagaaaaaagagtcTTTTGTACCTTTCTCAATTGGTGAGCCACACTTAGTAGGGCCTTAGGTCTGGGAGCAGTAACTTTTTAACATGAAGAAATTTTGGAGATTCTACTTCCTGAAACTCACATCACATGACTGCATATACTACTAATAGTCAGTGATTGTctgcttttgacaaaataataatactaatactaggagaaggagcagaaggaaaaagaagaaaaggaagagagggagaaagaagagaaggaaaaggtgggggggggaagagaagaggagcaGTCACATTAGTacccagcatttatatagtctttAAGGTTATCAGAGTCCTTTACCTATTTATCCTGCAAAGTgcatgctattattacccccattttacacatgagactGAGAGCAGTTGGATCACTTGCTTCTAATTATCAggagtaggatttgaactgagggcttcctgactttaggtcctGTACTCTCCCCCAAACCCATCTGGCTTAAATTCAGAGCAGGAACCATTTTTCTTAAGCCTGCACAGAAGCTAGCTCTTAGACACAGCTGGAAGAGCCCTTGGAGGCCACAtcatccaactccctcattttacagatgagcaaacttgAAGCCACTAAGGTTAAGTGATGTGTTCAATGTCATCTGTGTGAGAAGCATCCCAGgtgggatctgaatccaggtcctcccTGGATACAGGATATCACCTGTACTAAAGTTCTAAGGTTGGCTGTGGGATAGAGTGGTGGACATGGTGCCTGAAATGCAGCAAGGAAGGTTGGGTTCAGATTCCACCTCTGATCAATATTAGCACTGTGATTATGGGCTAGTTACTGGCCCCACAGCCAGTCCCAATGCTAGCGTTTACATTCAGACTCTTGAGATCCTCAACCCCCAGCCTGTGCCAAGCATTAGTGGATTTATTTTCTGATCTCCTTGCCTTTCAGGAAAGAGGGCCTGCCTGGGAGAACAGCTGGCTCGGACTGagctcttccttttcttcaccaGCCTGCTCCAGAAATTCACGTTCCAGGCTCCTCCAAACACCCAGCTGAGCTTGGACTTCCAAATAAGTATGGCCGTCTCTCCTCTCCCCTACAAAATTTGTGCCATTCCTCGAGAGATATAGGCCAAGCCAGGCCTGTGAGGTGATCGTCCAAGGGGCACACTGGAACCAGCCTCATGCTCCCTGCCTTTGGAGTCTGGCTAGGGACAAgaagagaagtcaagaaagaaaagaggagaagagaccAAGGGAGGGTATCCGTTGCTGACTGAATTTACTTAGAAAAAGAAGCATGAACACCAGCAAAAGAAAAGCACAGAGTTCTTACTGGATTTGAAGTTTAAGGACTTGGGGGTCACATCTAATCCTGTCACCTCGTAGCCGGGTGATTTGGGATGATATCTCTTGAATCTCTGCCTCCTTTTTCAAATCTAAACTAAGGAGGAGGgagatttctaaagtcttttccaattttaaatatacaatcCTATGATGATCAGAACAGAGAATCAATGCTATTCTTTCCCCAACAAGCAGCAGTGGGGCCAAACTTTGTTCGGTTAATTATTCCTCTCTGTCTTGTATTTATAACTAAACAATGGATGGGATTTTAGGGAAGGCTTCAGAAAGTTTAAATCATCAGGTTGATTAGGATGATCCTAAGAGATCCCTATGGATTGTGAACTGCTTGTAGGcaaatgttgttttctttatgtctttagATCTACAACATCCAATTCAGTGCCTAGCATAAAGGAGCCCATTAATAATGGTGATTGTTTCCTCTCTAAAAGACGTcctttcatattcataatttcttgactTTCACAGTGTGAAATATTAGCCCATTCATTGATGAGCTGAGtttctcattcctattaaaagtcATGTTATAGATACATCATAAGCTCTCAACTATTAATTGTACTCATATGAAGCCAAGAATGCCTCCACCTTTGTTTTGCTCATCTGTTAAAGTTCTCTATTCCTCTTAGGTTTCCTTAATTTTGTCAGAGATATTTACACAAAATAGATTTCCATGCTGCTGATAAAAACTCTTGGAATACCCCAATCAAACACAAAATGTAAATGCCCATGTGAATCAGTGTGATGAATGTTCCTCATTTATTGTTTATGGtatcttttttaatgtttctccATTATATTCCTAAGAATGCTTGGTGAGTCCATAAGGAGGTCCTTATACCAAAGGAAGTCACCATAGAGCCATCTTGTTGGAAAATTGCTAGCCATGGCCAATAAACTAATTGTACTTGGAAGTCTTCTGTCAGTTTCTCTTATTCACAGGTTGTAATCATGAGCACAGAAGCCTTGTAATGTGAGTGAGATTAAGCCCAGTGTaccaaagggaaaataaaaaacatttttctaaataaaaaccTAAATTTTTGTAATCCCTGGGAAAAGATATGGTGAGAATAATCTCTGCCAGTCTTTAGAGGTAGAACCAACAATCCTCgtccaaatttatttcatatttctccgAATATATTTTCACTTCAGTGAATTGAGTTCAATTCttcaaacattgattaagcattcactatatatccatgcatatatatagGGAATCAGAATCAGAAATGGAAAACAGTCTATGGTATTACTTGGCTGTGGCACTCAGAAGGCAATACTGTACAAAGTGAAGTCTATATCTCTTGGGAGATTCTCTAGCGGATCATTTAGGCATGGGAAGAAGATAATTCTGTGCATCCTTATTTTTACTTTAAGAGACAAATTAATTTTTCCCTAATATTTAATCTATAAATTGATATGTTAAGTGGTAACCTCTTCACTTGGTACACAAGTTATACTTAGGGAAGACTCAGAATTACTTAGACAAAGGAAAGTAATAGTCAAGATatcaaataatatcaaaaaagaaGAGCTTGAAAAGGAactattctgaaaaagaaaagaggaaaatgcatgtaaaaatgagggaaatttcaagaaaagacaaagacctattataattgagagaaagaagggaagtggatgaacattgtatgaatgAAACTGTCATTATATttgaatcaaagagaaaatatcagacatatttgattCCACAGAGAatcttgtctcaccctatagtgAATTGGGATGGGAAAGGAGATGGGAAAAGGGGAGTATAATAGAAGGGCAAACAGAAGTAGTAAGAGAAAGATATTAGAAAGGAGGAAGGGCTTTAAAGGGTGAGAATTGATTGAaggaagtggtggtcagaagcaaaatagtgGGAAGGAGGCAAaggtgaaaaggaaagggaaaagcataacttggggtaaataaaaaacagaattagtccTTTTAACTCTGAATATGattgggatgaattctcccataaaaaagatatggatagcagactggattaaaagccagaattctacaatatgttgtttacaagaaacacatttaaagttgagtgatacatacagagtaaatgtaaaaggctggagcaggatctattatgcttcaggtgaagaaaaaaaaaaaaaaaacaggggaagATCAGTCATTCCCCTCTCtgtacttcatctgaaaaatgagggatttAATTTGGCTAAGTACTAATGCTCTCTTTTCAGTTAAAAATCTATAAGCATACGagtcttctttccctcctctgtaGATCACTAGGGTCCTTTCTATAACTGTGATGCCCAGAACGGAGCACAATGCTCCAGAGTTTTGAGGATAGCACAACCATTACCTCCCTAGCCCTGGACCCATTGAATCTCTTAATATAACCTAGAGGTGGCCACAGCAGTGACTGAGACTGACCTTGCTGTGGACTTAATTACCAGCTCTTTTTGTTAGCTAGACTCTCTCTGGTCATACCTCGTCTATCTTGGTTTTCCTGAAAATTGAGTTTGAGGGCCCAAGTATAAGACTTAACATGTGAtgtaattacatttaattttaacttaaatTCATCAAACAAATTGACCAAatcataaatgtgtgtgtatatgtgtgtgtatgtatacatacacacacatatatatgtatagagtcaggttttatatatatatatatatatatatatatatatatatatatatatatatctttctctatatacatatatagagagagatagagagatatagatataggtttCCCTTTCTAACGTAAATTTTCAATGCTGAAACTTCCCAAGATATCAGATTCTCAGGCTAGAACCAGCCTTAAATCTAAATCATTCTGTCTGTCTTTGATTGACCATCagtaggtcccaggccaagccccataGGATCAGTGTTTAGTCCTTTAGATAGTGATTatctcagagtgaatgtaaataatatttttttgctttggtCAGAATCCCTGAGGGTCTTTGCCTcccagatagattttttttaattagataaaagAAGCTATTCCCTGccttatttcttacctagccttaatca
This window contains:
- the LOC100922209 gene encoding cytochrome P450 2J2-like isoform X1, producing the protein MQLSLGNMIPSLWEGTPLQSFLLLSAIILILIHYVQSRRRHLNYPPGPPSLPILGNFLQMDFEKPQVTMQKFVQKYGNIVSMHVGSQIFVIVTGLPLIKEVLVNQGDVFIDRPQLPIHLHIFKSLGLIMSNGQLWKQQRRFALMTLRNFGLGKKTLEDRIRVEAKYLIEAMREEKGQPFDPHFVINNAVSNIICSVTFGHRFEYHDSKYRELLKTVDYVMKLLPRWECQLFNIIPSVMKFLPGPHQKVFRESKKLESFVEDVIKQHKENLNPEEPQDFIDAYLIELSKDNIHSSFNEKNLIYCTMDLFFAGTETTSTTLRWALLYMALYPEIQDKIQAEIDRVIGQTRQPTIADKENLPYTNAAVHEVQRMGDIIPFNAPRMSVVDTTVAGYHVPKGAMMMTNLTALHRDPKEWATPETFNPEHFLENGQFKKKESFVPFSIGKRACLGEQLARTELFLFFTSLLQKFTFQAPPNTQLSLDFQISMAVSPLPYKICAIPREI
- the LOC100922209 gene encoding cytochrome P450 2J2-like isoform X2 translates to MSNGQLWKQQRRFALMTLRNFGLGKKTLEDRIRVEAKYLIEAMREEKGQPFDPHFVINNAVSNIICSVTFGHRFEYHDSKYRELLKTVDYVMKLLPRWECQLFNIIPSVMKFLPGPHQKVFRESKKLESFVEDVIKQHKENLNPEEPQDFIDAYLIELSKDNIHSSFNEKNLIYCTMDLFFAGTETTSTTLRWALLYMALYPEIQDKIQAEIDRVIGQTRQPTIADKENLPYTNAAVHEVQRMGDIIPFNAPRMSVVDTTVAGYHVPKGAMMMTNLTALHRDPKEWATPETFNPEHFLENGQFKKKESFVPFSIGKRACLGEQLARTELFLFFTSLLQKFTFQAPPNTQLSLDFQISMAVSPLPYKICAIPREI